The following are encoded together in the Desulfofalx alkaliphila DSM 12257 genome:
- a CDS encoding YaaR family protein, producing the protein MKISGSDNKSILWHENAKIKRKSSKSFSSSMDMANHQHSKYQLRKMIDKIKTAGNRLKNQQTQTHINEYKNIIKEYLSYILRNYYILKKERSVDYSTLYTRIEIIDKEIEQLTMELLSDQSENLSIVARIDKIEGLLLDLYQ; encoded by the coding sequence GTGAAAATTTCAGGCAGCGACAACAAAAGTATTTTATGGCACGAAAACGCAAAGATAAAGCGTAAAAGCAGTAAATCTTTTTCCAGCAGTATGGATATGGCCAATCATCAACACAGTAAATACCAACTGCGTAAAATGATCGATAAAATAAAAACCGCCGGCAACAGGCTAAAAAACCAGCAAACCCAAACCCATATAAATGAGTACAAAAATATAATTAAAGAATATCTGTCCTACATTCTTAGAAACTACTATATTTTAAAGAAGGAAAGAAGTGTTGATTACAGCACCCTATATACCCGAATTGAAATCATAGATAAAGAAATTGAACAGCTTACAATGGAACTGTTAAGTGATCAGTCAGAAAACCTATCCATTGTGGCCCGAATAGATAAAATTGAAGGCCTGCTCTTAGACCTATATCAATAA
- the nuoE gene encoding NADH-quinone oxidoreductase subunit NuoE produces the protein MTTGNSLLKDNGGKNPFAVIDNIVRRNNYDKGAAIVILQQVQSTYGYVSPAMIERIAQLTGIQPSELYSIVTFYSQFRTEPVGENIIQVCHGTACHLAGAERISEAIENETGAADGQTSADGKFTVENVACLGCCSHGPVVTINDETYAKVTPESARKLVREKRQGCRCKDNSTGQSCSQEGSEASV, from the coding sequence ATGACGACCGGGAATAGTTTATTAAAAGATAATGGCGGCAAGAACCCCTTTGCGGTTATTGATAATATAGTTCGGCGCAATAACTATGATAAGGGTGCTGCTATTGTAATATTGCAGCAGGTTCAATCCACCTATGGCTATGTTTCGCCCGCTATGATTGAAAGAATTGCTCAACTTACAGGGATTCAACCCAGTGAACTTTACAGCATTGTCACCTTTTACTCACAGTTTCGCACTGAACCGGTGGGTGAAAATATTATTCAAGTGTGCCACGGCACTGCATGCCACCTGGCAGGAGCCGAGAGAATTTCTGAGGCCATAGAAAATGAAACCGGTGCAGCGGATGGACAGACCAGTGCCGACGGCAAGTTTACAGTGGAAAATGTGGCGTGTTTAGGCTGCTGCAGCCACGGTCCGGTGGTGACAATTAATGATGAAACATATGCCAAAGTGACACCGGAAAGTGCACGGAAACTGGTAAGGGAAAAAAGACAAGGTTGCCGGTGCAAGGATAATTCAACCGGCCAAAGCTGCTCACAGGAAGGAAGTGAGGCCAGTGTCTAA
- a CDS encoding FAD-dependent oxidoreductase, giving the protein MSKVNITIDGRQIVAEEGSNLLEVARQNGFDIPSLCHDPRLEPFGACRQCIVEIEGARGLVQACGAKVQQGMVVTTDSERIRAIRKLGLELLLTEHSGDCIAPCQLACPAEIDIQGFVAHIANGQTKEAARLIREKLPLPSAVGKVCPAFCEKECRRNLVDSPVAICSLKRFAGDYELNKDQYFVPEPKPDTGKRVAVVGGGPAGLSAAYYLALEGHRVSIFEAAPKLGGMMRYGIPEYRLSKELLDKEIQVITNLCENVFYNKELGRDFNLTQLKQWGFDAVFVGVGSWANQSLRLPGEELAGVYSGIGFLWEVANHNPLEIGDRVVVIGGGNTAMDAARTSVRLGAKEVTVVYRRSREEMPANPHEIEQADEEGVNFELLTAPLGFVGEEGRVTAIRCIKMQLGEPDSSGRRRPVPIEGSEFDIPVDTVITATGQRLKADCLDASTELTLTDRGNINVNDKTLQSHTPWVFAGGDCVTGPATVVQAVAAGRKAANSIHLYLSGRPVAAPEKPFNCTRGRLDELDPAEFADREKIVRTPMPTVEPEIRKDSFKEFELGFTEELALREAERCLSCGCLDVFTCKLREYATALKVQADILGFGKKEYPVFADHPNIIRDPNKCVLCGNCVRICQEVEGAGVLGFINRGSETVVMPSMGVRLSDTNCRRCGQCVNICPTGALSYNTSLPKPGPWRTEKVQSVCPHCSIGCNLELNVVGDQIINVTAAIDSDTVNEGSLCQKGTFGCVSAGEKAERLFTPWVASEGLLKENNWQQAIDAAGQIIKDIRSGGMDKMAVVISPNLTNEENYLAYKLGRMVLGTDKIYSSAAVPTLDYRGQKPTFRDLMNSDLIVLFDEDSLNKYPIARQKIKKAVSRGSKLVIVSPRVTELDSIASLALKVRGDKRALLLKSFVKYVLQYNLVVDKAYTEFGQLINELENELSEDFYDLVQHFRIKADKIIEAIHLYIRAKNAVLVVDGQGAGPDLLKMMEALALITGNLGRQERGIISLYPHANIQGQLDLGIKVTVHDYKDLINGLKAGDFKGLLVVDDGSGIDSQLLQQGVKTIVITPLMQQGLYADVILPGSAFGETGGTYTNCEGKIQPVQRALSPVAGLETWQILLELAKNLGYEMNYQQGSDIYREMIKRLI; this is encoded by the coding sequence ATGTCTAAGGTAAATATTACTATAGACGGAAGACAGATAGTTGCAGAAGAGGGTAGTAATTTGCTGGAAGTGGCCAGGCAAAATGGATTTGATATTCCATCCCTTTGCCATGACCCCCGCCTAGAACCTTTTGGTGCTTGCCGTCAGTGTATTGTAGAAATTGAAGGGGCCCGGGGGTTAGTGCAGGCCTGTGGGGCTAAGGTACAGCAGGGTATGGTTGTAACCACTGACAGTGAAAGAATCAGGGCCATTCGCAAATTAGGTTTAGAGCTGCTGCTTACAGAACACAGCGGCGACTGCATTGCCCCCTGTCAGTTGGCATGTCCTGCGGAGATAGATATTCAAGGATTTGTGGCCCATATTGCCAACGGACAGACAAAGGAGGCGGCCAGACTAATCAGAGAAAAGCTGCCGCTGCCCTCGGCTGTGGGAAAGGTATGTCCTGCCTTTTGTGAAAAGGAATGCCGGAGAAATCTGGTGGACAGCCCGGTGGCCATCTGCTCCTTAAAGAGGTTTGCCGGAGACTATGAATTAAACAAGGATCAATATTTTGTACCGGAGCCTAAGCCCGATACCGGTAAGCGGGTGGCGGTGGTGGGCGGTGGCCCTGCCGGTTTATCTGCCGCTTACTACCTGGCATTGGAAGGCCACAGGGTGAGTATTTTTGAAGCGGCACCCAAGCTGGGGGGCATGATGCGCTATGGAATACCGGAATATCGCCTATCTAAGGAATTGTTAGATAAGGAAATACAGGTAATTACCAACCTTTGTGAAAATGTTTTTTATAACAAGGAGCTGGGCAGGGATTTTAATTTGACCCAGTTAAAACAGTGGGGTTTTGACGCTGTTTTTGTTGGTGTAGGCAGTTGGGCAAATCAAAGCCTGCGTCTGCCCGGAGAAGAGCTGGCAGGGGTATACTCGGGCATCGGGTTTTTATGGGAAGTTGCCAACCATAATCCCCTGGAAATCGGAGATAGGGTAGTTGTAATTGGGGGCGGCAACACTGCCATGGATGCTGCCAGAACCTCTGTTAGATTGGGGGCCAAAGAGGTGACGGTGGTTTACCGCCGTTCCAGAGAAGAAATGCCTGCCAACCCCCACGAGATAGAGCAGGCCGATGAAGAGGGTGTAAATTTTGAATTATTAACGGCCCCTTTGGGTTTTGTGGGAGAAGAGGGCCGTGTTACAGCTATCCGCTGTATAAAAATGCAGTTGGGTGAACCTGATAGTTCCGGTAGACGTCGTCCGGTACCCATAGAGGGTTCGGAATTTGATATTCCGGTGGACACCGTTATCACTGCCACCGGACAAAGGTTAAAGGCAGATTGTTTAGATGCCAGTACGGAATTAACCCTAACTGACCGGGGAAACATTAATGTGAACGACAAAACCTTGCAGAGCCATACCCCGTGGGTATTTGCCGGGGGCGACTGTGTTACCGGCCCTGCAACGGTGGTGCAGGCAGTGGCTGCCGGACGTAAAGCGGCCAACTCTATCCACCTGTACCTGTCAGGCCGGCCTGTGGCGGCCCCGGAAAAACCCTTTAATTGTACCCGTGGCCGCTTGGATGAGCTGGATCCGGCAGAGTTTGCAGACAGAGAAAAAATTGTGCGTACCCCAATGCCCACGGTGGAACCGGAGATAAGAAAAGATTCCTTTAAGGAATTTGAGCTGGGCTTTACCGAGGAACTGGCGTTGAGGGAGGCAGAGCGGTGCTTATCCTGTGGCTGTTTAGATGTCTTTACCTGTAAGCTGCGTGAGTATGCCACCGCCCTAAAGGTGCAAGCGGATATACTGGGCTTCGGTAAAAAAGAATATCCTGTGTTTGCCGATCACCCTAACATCATAAGGGACCCCAATAAGTGTGTACTTTGCGGCAACTGTGTGCGCATTTGTCAAGAGGTTGAGGGGGCAGGGGTGCTAGGTTTTATTAACAGGGGATCTGAAACGGTGGTAATGCCTTCAATGGGAGTCCGCCTATCAGACACCAATTGCAGGCGCTGTGGGCAGTGTGTAAATATTTGCCCCACCGGAGCATTAAGCTATAATACATCCCTGCCAAAGCCCGGTCCATGGCGCACTGAAAAGGTGCAATCGGTATGCCCCCACTGCAGCATCGGATGTAACTTAGAGTTAAATGTTGTGGGTGACCAAATAATAAATGTCACTGCGGCCATTGATTCCGATACTGTAAATGAAGGCAGTTTGTGCCAAAAAGGTACCTTTGGATGTGTAAGTGCCGGTGAAAAGGCAGAAAGGCTCTTTACCCCCTGGGTGGCCAGTGAAGGGCTGTTAAAAGAAAACAACTGGCAGCAAGCCATTGATGCAGCGGGCCAAATAATAAAAGATATCCGCAGCGGTGGTATGGATAAGATGGCTGTGGTTATTTCCCCAAATCTTACCAATGAGGAAAACTATCTGGCCTATAAGTTGGGGCGCATGGTGTTAGGAACTGACAAAATATACAGTAGCGCTGCTGTGCCCACCTTAGATTATAGGGGGCAAAAACCCACCTTTAGGGATTTAATGAACAGCGATCTCATTGTATTGTTTGATGAGGATTCTTTAAATAAGTATCCCATTGCCAGGCAGAAAATTAAAAAGGCAGTGTCCAGGGGCAGTAAATTAGTAATTGTCAGCCCCCGGGTCACGGAACTGGATAGTATTGCAAGTCTGGCCCTGAAGGTGAGAGGGGATAAAAGAGCCCTGCTGCTAAAGTCCTTTGTGAAGTATGTTTTACAGTATAATTTAGTTGTTGATAAAGCTTATACTGAGTTTGGCCAACTGATAAATGAACTGGAAAATGAACTCAGCGAGGACTTTTATGACCTGGTGCAGCATTTCAGAATCAAGGCTGATAAAATTATTGAAGCAATTCACCTATATATTAGGGCTAAAAATGCGGTGCTGGTGGTGGATGGCCAGGGTGCAGGGCCTGACCTGCTTAAGATGATGGAAGCTTTGGCGCTAATTACGGGTAACCTGGGCCGGCAAGAAAGGGGCATCATAAGTCTATACCCCCATGCCAACATCCAAGGTCAGTTGGATTTGGGCATTAAGGTGACAGTCCATGATTATAAGGATTTGATCAATGGGCTTAAAGCCGGTGATTTCAAGGGACTGCTTGTTGTGGATGACGGCAGCGGCATTGACAGTCAATTACTTCAACAGGGCGTAAAAACAATAGTTATTACCCCTCTTATGCAGCAGGGATTATATGCCGACGTTATTCTACCCGGCTCTGCCTTTGGTGAAACCGGCGGCACCTATACCAACTGTGAAGGTAAAATACAGCCTGTGCAGCGGGCATTGTCGCCTGTTGCGGGCCTAGAAACCTGGCAAATATTGCTGGAGTTGGCAAAAAACTTGGGTTATGAAATGAATTATCAGCAAGGCAGTGACATCTACCGTGAAATGATTAAAAGGTTAATATAA
- a CDS encoding DegV family protein, which yields MAIKVVTDSTSYIPVKLREQFDISMVSLSVHFENESFLEDQIDNEVFYKKMAASANIPTSSQPSPQDLYDTFEKHILQKNAVVGVFLSSDMSGTYSTAQMAKKQLLEKYPEAEIELVDSRSNSMQLGFAALAAAKAAKKGLPMGQVLNSAKKVIENSRFLFVPETLTYLKKGGRIGGAAALLGSILQIRPILTVTDGKTALVDKVRTQSRAIQNILNIFYQDVKQKGLGEVVVHHINNEAEGNRIAREIEQHLGISVDVFSIGPVIGLHVGPGTVGIVYYTDISKTF from the coding sequence GTGGCTATAAAAGTGGTTACAGACAGTACGTCCTACATACCCGTTAAATTAAGGGAGCAATTCGATATTTCAATGGTCTCTTTAAGTGTACACTTTGAAAACGAAAGCTTTCTAGAAGATCAAATAGATAATGAAGTATTTTATAAGAAAATGGCAGCCAGTGCTAACATACCGACTTCGTCTCAGCCAAGTCCCCAAGACCTTTACGATACCTTTGAAAAACATATTTTGCAAAAAAACGCAGTGGTAGGGGTATTTCTTTCTTCCGATATGAGTGGGACCTACTCCACTGCCCAAATGGCTAAAAAACAACTATTAGAAAAGTACCCCGAGGCCGAAATAGAATTGGTAGACTCCCGTTCAAACAGCATGCAATTGGGATTTGCAGCGCTGGCGGCAGCCAAGGCAGCCAAAAAAGGATTGCCCATGGGGCAGGTATTAAACAGCGCCAAAAAAGTTATAGAGAACAGCAGGTTTCTCTTTGTACCCGAAACCTTAACTTACTTAAAAAAGGGCGGACGCATTGGCGGGGCTGCCGCATTACTTGGTTCTATTCTACAAATTCGACCAATTTTAACAGTTACGGACGGAAAAACCGCCCTTGTTGATAAGGTGAGAACCCAAAGCAGAGCCATACAAAACATATTGAATATTTTTTACCAGGACGTAAAACAAAAGGGTTTGGGTGAAGTTGTGGTACACCATATCAATAACGAAGCCGAAGGCAATAGAATAGCCAGGGAAATTGAGCAACATTTGGGCATTTCAGTGGATGTATTTTCCATCGGACCGGTGATAGGTCTACACGTTGGCCCCGGAACGGTGGGAATTGTCTATTACACCGACATTAGTAAAACTTTTTAA
- a CDS encoding diaminopimelate dehydrogenase, whose amino-acid sequence MSRLYRVAIVGYGNIGRFALQALEAAPDMELAGVVRRSASISSGLPKELIGVPVVSSIKELGQVDVAILSTPSRMVAQYAKEILSLGINTVDSFDIHGDKLLELRSELNDVAMRHKSVAIISAGWDPGTDSMIRSIFQFMTPRGITYTNFGPGMSMGHSVAVKAIEGVKNALSMTIPLGTGVHRRMVYVELETGADFHQVKQAILQDPYFVKDETHVIEVPDVEQLIDMGHGVLIERKGVSGRTQNQQLKFEMRINNPALTSQVMVAAARATLKQQPGAYTMLEVPIIDFMYGEREQIIKGLV is encoded by the coding sequence TTGAGTAGATTATACAGGGTTGCTATTGTTGGTTACGGAAATATTGGGCGCTTTGCTCTGCAGGCCCTTGAAGCTGCTCCGGATATGGAATTGGCAGGGGTGGTAAGAAGATCTGCTTCCATCAGTTCTGGGCTTCCGAAGGAGTTAATTGGGGTGCCTGTGGTTAGTTCTATCAAAGAGCTCGGCCAAGTGGATGTTGCCATTTTATCTACCCCTAGCCGGATGGTGGCCCAGTATGCCAAAGAAATACTGTCCCTGGGCATTAACACTGTGGACAGTTTTGATATTCACGGGGACAAGCTCTTGGAGCTGAGAAGTGAGTTAAATGATGTGGCCATGCGGCACAAGAGTGTGGCCATTATATCCGCAGGTTGGGATCCCGGTACCGATTCGATGATTAGAAGCATTTTTCAGTTTATGACTCCCCGGGGTATTACCTATACAAACTTTGGTCCCGGAATGAGTATGGGGCACTCGGTGGCAGTCAAAGCCATTGAAGGGGTGAAAAATGCCCTTTCAATGACTATACCGCTGGGAACCGGTGTGCACAGAAGAATGGTCTATGTTGAATTGGAAACCGGGGCCGACTTTCATCAAGTTAAGCAGGCTATTTTGCAGGATCCTTATTTTGTAAAGGATGAAACCCATGTTATAGAGGTGCCGGATGTAGAGCAGCTCATTGATATGGGCCACGGTGTGCTTATTGAGCGCAAGGGTGTTTCCGGCCGGACCCAAAACCAGCAGCTAAAGTTTGAGATGCGTATTAACAACCCGGCTCTCACCTCCCAGGTGATGGTGGCAGCCGCCCGGGCCACCTTAAAACAGCAACCCGGGGCATATACAATGCTGGAAGTACCCATTATAGACTTTATGTACGGCGAAAGGGAACAAATAATAAAAGGCTTAGTATAA
- the dut gene encoding dUTP diphosphatase → MGLKQTCNRCKYGEEIIRGDYKCEIQEVKIARDEALYPFRECDYFVFKGITLKIKKLHKNAEMPKRATAESAGFDLHCVESFTIEAGEHRPVPTGLAFEFPPGYVMLLYPRSGNAKRYGITLSNAVGVVDSDYRGEVVVLLYNSGTKPVSFQTGDRIAQAIIHRLPDIEIVECDEISDTERGQGGFGSTGS, encoded by the coding sequence ATGGGGTTGAAACAGACCTGTAACCGCTGCAAATACGGTGAAGAAATAATCCGCGGCGACTACAAATGCGAAATACAAGAAGTAAAAATAGCCCGGGATGAGGCATTGTATCCCTTTAGGGAGTGTGACTACTTCGTCTTTAAAGGCATTACCCTTAAAATAAAGAAATTACACAAGAATGCTGAAATGCCAAAGCGAGCTACGGCAGAAAGTGCCGGCTTCGACCTTCACTGTGTCGAAAGCTTTACCATAGAGGCAGGTGAACACCGTCCTGTGCCCACCGGTTTAGCTTTTGAATTTCCTCCGGGTTATGTCATGCTTTTATACCCACGCAGTGGCAATGCCAAAAGATATGGTATAACCTTAAGCAATGCCGTGGGTGTAGTTGATTCCGACTACCGGGGCGAAGTGGTGGTACTGCTGTATAATTCCGGCACTAAACCGGTATCCTTCCAGACCGGAGACAGGATAGCACAGGCCATTATACACCGGCTACCTGACATTGAAATAGTAGAATGTGACGAAATCAGTGATACCGAACGGGGCCAAGGGGGATTTGGCAGTACCGGCAGTTAA
- the nuoF gene encoding NADH-quinone oxidoreductase subunit NuoF: MASCGIAAGAQKVYDALQQALKDLPVELGISGCMGMCYNEPLVEVRTAEGRRFIYAKVEPKQVERIVQEHLIENRPIEEWLAYGDGIETPDSAFIDKQQRIILKNCGVINPESIDSYLEVDGYKAIEKAIKIMTPEQVIEEITHSGLRGRGGGGFPTGVKWSFAFKSPGRVKYVVCNADEGDPGAFMDRSILESSPHSVLEGMMLAGYAIGAQAGYIYVRAEYPLAIKRLKKAIEQAKEKNFLGENILGSNFSFDIIIREGAGAFVCGEETALIRSVEGKRGMPRIRPPFPAQSGLWGKPTTINNVETFANVPWIILHGAEAFNQFGTENSKGTKVFALAGNIVRGGLIEVPMGITIKEIVHDIGGGLASGGKLKAVQTGGPSGGCIPASLADTPMDYESLKKIGAIMGSGGMLIMDESVCMVDVAKFFLKFTQEESCGKCTFCRVGTRQMLNILERITNGEGKEGDIELLEDMAQKISAGSLCGLGQTAPNPVLTTIKYFRDEYQAHIVDKACPAKKCKALISYHIMPEACKGCLRCSRECPVGAITGEKKQPHVIDQQKCVRCGLCFSVCKFKSITVTTGKERGEANNV, translated from the coding sequence ATGGCCAGTTGTGGCATTGCTGCAGGGGCACAAAAGGTATACGATGCCCTGCAGCAGGCTTTAAAGGATTTGCCGGTGGAGCTGGGCATCAGCGGATGTATGGGAATGTGCTACAACGAACCCTTGGTGGAGGTGCGCACTGCCGAGGGTAGGCGATTTATCTATGCCAAGGTAGAACCAAAGCAGGTGGAAAGAATTGTTCAAGAGCATCTGATAGAGAACCGGCCCATTGAGGAATGGCTTGCTTACGGTGATGGCATAGAAACCCCAGACTCGGCTTTTATTGATAAGCAGCAGAGAATAATTCTAAAAAATTGTGGTGTAATTAACCCTGAGAGTATCGACAGCTACTTAGAAGTTGACGGTTATAAAGCAATAGAGAAAGCCATCAAGATCATGACACCGGAACAGGTTATAGAAGAAATCACCCATTCAGGCCTTAGGGGAAGGGGGGGCGGGGGGTTTCCCACCGGTGTTAAGTGGTCCTTTGCCTTTAAGTCCCCCGGCAGGGTGAAGTACGTGGTTTGCAACGCCGATGAGGGTGACCCCGGCGCCTTTATGGATCGAAGTATATTGGAGAGCAGTCCCCACAGCGTGCTGGAGGGGATGATGCTGGCAGGTTATGCCATAGGGGCCCAGGCCGGATATATTTATGTGCGGGCGGAGTACCCCTTGGCCATTAAACGCCTTAAAAAAGCAATTGAACAGGCAAAAGAAAAGAACTTTTTGGGTGAAAACATTTTAGGCAGCAATTTTAGCTTTGACATAATAATTAGGGAAGGTGCCGGAGCCTTTGTGTGCGGTGAAGAAACGGCCCTTATTCGGTCAGTGGAAGGTAAAAGGGGTATGCCCCGCATCCGGCCGCCTTTTCCTGCACAGTCGGGTTTGTGGGGAAAACCAACCACTATTAATAACGTGGAAACCTTTGCCAACGTACCCTGGATTATTTTACACGGCGCAGAGGCCTTTAACCAATTTGGCACTGAAAACAGCAAAGGAACAAAGGTTTTCGCCTTGGCAGGAAATATTGTCCGCGGTGGGCTCATTGAAGTGCCCATGGGTATCACCATTAAGGAAATTGTACACGACATAGGCGGCGGCCTGGCTTCGGGGGGTAAGTTAAAGGCAGTGCAAACCGGCGGGCCTTCCGGCGGCTGTATACCCGCCAGCCTTGCTGACACCCCAATGGATTATGAATCTTTAAAGAAGATTGGGGCAATCATGGGTTCCGGCGGCATGTTAATAATGGATGAATCGGTGTGCATGGTGGATGTGGCAAAATTCTTCTTGAAATTTACCCAAGAAGAATCCTGTGGTAAATGCACCTTTTGCCGGGTGGGCACCCGACAAATGCTCAACATTTTAGAGCGTATCACCAATGGTGAAGGCAAAGAGGGAGATATTGAGTTGCTGGAGGATATGGCCCAAAAAATAAGCGCCGGGTCCCTGTGCGGACTGGGGCAAACTGCGCCTAATCCTGTTTTAACCACCATCAAATATTTCCGGGATGAATACCAGGCTCACATTGTTGATAAGGCATGCCCGGCTAAAAAATGTAAGGCACTGATTAGTTATCATATAATGCCGGAGGCTTGTAAAGGCTGTTTGCGTTGCAGCAGAGAGTGTCCGGTGGGGGCGATAACCGGTGAAAAGAAACAGCCCCATGTTATCGACCAGCAAAAGTGTGTGCGCTGCGGCCTGTGCTTCAGTGTATGTAAATTCAAGTCTATAACAGTAACCACCGGAAAGGAGAGGGGGGAGGCAAATAATGTCTAA
- a CDS encoding response regulator transcription factor, with translation MDNISILLADDHVVVRESIRKLLEEDETLKVVAEAGDGESAVQLACDLQPQVVVIDIDMPKLNGIEAARKIKGTCPNTAILILTAYDYEQYILAMLEAGATGYLLKDVCGRDLVNGIHAVARGEPVMHPMVAIKVMKNLSQRGSQQSSEAEPLTGREKEVLWLAAIGLKNKQIAKRLYVSVRTIEAHLGNIFSKLGVSSRTEAVLAAIENDLIDVEELKGARVKISIN, from the coding sequence ATGGATAATATATCAATCTTGCTGGCGGATGATCACGTTGTAGTTAGAGAAAGTATTCGCAAATTACTGGAGGAAGACGAAACACTAAAAGTTGTGGCAGAAGCCGGTGATGGTGAAAGTGCAGTGCAATTGGCCTGTGACCTACAACCGCAAGTGGTTGTAATAGATATTGACATGCCTAAGCTTAACGGTATTGAGGCGGCCAGAAAAATTAAAGGCACGTGCCCCAATACTGCCATACTGATATTGACGGCCTATGATTATGAGCAATATATACTGGCCATGCTGGAGGCAGGGGCAACGGGCTACCTCTTAAAGGATGTTTGCGGCAGAGATCTTGTTAATGGCATTCATGCCGTTGCCCGGGGAGAGCCGGTGATGCATCCCATGGTGGCCATTAAGGTGATGAAGAATCTAAGTCAGCGGGGTAGTCAACAATCCAGTGAAGCTGAGCCTCTCACCGGGAGAGAAAAGGAAGTTCTGTGGTTGGCTGCCATTGGGCTTAAAAACAAGCAAATTGCTAAAAGACTTTATGTAAGCGTGCGCACAATTGAAGCCCATTTGGGAAATATATTTTCAAAGCTGGGGGTATCTTCCCGCACGGAAGCAGTGTTGGCGGCCATTGAGAATGACCTCATAGATGTGGAAGAATTAAAGGGTGCCCGGGTGAAAATATCTATCAATTAG